A genomic window from Salvelinus namaycush isolate Seneca chromosome 21, SaNama_1.0, whole genome shotgun sequence includes:
- the LOC120065895 gene encoding alpha-1,3-mannosyl-glycoprotein 4-beta-N-acetylglucosaminyltransferase C-like, which produces MRLVWKSLDKMRCFRKRSTIPFLGVLITCLLFLNLYMEDGYVLEEDKRPLRETSIHPSNSERYVHTFRDLTNFSGTINVTYRYLAGNPLPRKKYLTIGLSSVKRKRGNYLMETIKSIFDQSSYEELKEIVVVVHLADFDLAWCENLVQDISRKFAHHIIAGHLLVIHAPEEYYPSLDGLKRNYNDPEDRVRFRSKQNVDYAFLLNFCTNLSDFYMMLEDDVRCSRNFLTSLKKVVTSREGSYWVMLEFSKLGYIGKLYHSRDLPRLAHFLLMFYQEMPCDWLLIHFRDLLAQKDVIRFKPSLFQHMGYYSSYKGAENKLKDDDFEEDSIDIPDNPPASLYTNIHVFENYDATKAYSSVDEYFWGKPPSTGDFFVIVFNKSTKISKIKIVTGTDDRQNDILHHGALEVGEKLVGTKRGRQCSSYITLGDFKYGNIEVQDVDHKIAFDIECVRIVVTASQKEWLIIRSISLWTTQPPSQ; this is translated from the exons ATGAGGCTGGTGTGGAAGTCCCTGGACAAGATGAGGTGTTTCCGTAAACGCTCCACCATTCCATTCCTGGGGGTCCTGATCACCTGTCTACTCTTCCTCAACCTGTACATGGAGGATGGATATGTCCTG GAGGAGGATAAAAGACCGCTGAGAGAGACATCAATTCATCCTTCAAACTCTGAGAGATATGTTCACACCTTCAGAGACCTCACTAATTTCTCGGGAACCATAAACGTCACATATCGTTACCTCGCTGGGAACCCACTGCCCCGAAAGA AATATCTTACAATTGGATTGTCATCCGTGAAAAGAAAAAGAGGGAATTACCTCATGGAGACGATCAAATCTATTTTTGACCAGTCCAGTTATGAGGAGCTGAAAGAGATTGTGGTGGTGGTCCATCTGGCAGACTTTGACCTGGCCTGGTGTGAAAACCTGGTGCAGGACATCTCCAGGAAGTTTGCCCACCACATCATCGCTGGGCATCTCTTGGTGATCCATGCCCCTGAGGAGTACTATCCATCACTGGATGGGCTAAAAAGGAACTACAATGACCCAGAGGACAGGGTACGATTCCGCTCCAAGCAGAACGTCGACTATGCCTTTCTCCTCAACTTCTGCACCAACCTCTCTGATTTCTACATGATGCTGGAGGATGATGTGCGCTGCTCACGGAACTTTCTGACATCCCTGAAGAAGGTGGTCACCTCCAGGGAAGGCTCCTACTGGGTGATGCTGGAGTTCTCCAAGCTTGGCTACATAGGGAAGCTCTACCACTCAAGAGACCTGCCACGCCTGGCCCACTTCCTGCTCATGTTCTACCAGGAGATGCCCTGTGACTGGCTCCTCATTCACTTCCGGGACCTGCTTGCCCAGAAAGACGTGATCCGCTTCAAGCCCTCCTTGTTCCAGCACATGGGCTACTACTCCTCATATAAAGGGGCAGAGAACAAGTTGAAGGATGATGACTTTGAAGAAGACTCAATTGATATCCCTGACAACCCTCCTGCTAGCTTATACACAAACATTCATGTATTTGAAAACTATGACGCCACCAAGGCTTATAGCAGTGTGGATGAATACTTTTGGGGGAAACCCCCTTCTACCGGAGATTTCTTTGTTATAGTCTTTAACAAATCAACTAAAATAAGCAAAATCAAAATCGTGACAGGAACGGACGATCGTCAGAACGATATCCTGCACCATGGAGCTCTGGAAGTAGGAGAGAAGCTGGTGGGGACAAAGAGGGGAAGGCAGTGTTCTTCCTACATCACGTTAGGGGACTTTAAATATGGCAACATTGAGGTTCAAGACGTGGACCACAAGATTGCCTTTGACATTGAGTGTGTTCGTATTGTGGTGACTGCCAGTCAGAAAGAATGGCTGATCATTAGGAGTATAAGCTTGTGGACTACACAACCTCCCAGTCAATGA